A part of Streptomyces sp. NBC_01497 genomic DNA contains:
- the wrbA gene encoding NAD(P)H:quinone oxidoreductase, which yields MTDPVKLAIVYYSSTGTNSEVAKALADAAEKAGAEVRLRRVAELAPQAAIDANPAWAAHHAAVADLAVATPDDLVWADAVIFGSPTRFGNIASQLKQFIDTLGGLWAQGKLADKVYSGFASSATRHGGQESTLLALYNSFHHFGGIVVAPGYTDPAKFADGNPYGTSHIDAQGNNPVNDETREAARVQAERVVRIAARLKAGAAA from the coding sequence ATGACCGACCCCGTCAAGCTCGCCATCGTCTACTACTCGTCGACCGGCACCAACTCCGAGGTCGCCAAGGCGCTGGCGGACGCGGCCGAGAAGGCCGGTGCCGAGGTCCGCCTCCGCCGGGTCGCCGAGCTCGCCCCGCAGGCGGCCATCGACGCGAACCCCGCGTGGGCCGCGCACCACGCCGCCGTCGCGGACCTCGCCGTGGCCACGCCCGACGACCTCGTGTGGGCCGACGCGGTGATCTTCGGCAGCCCCACGCGCTTCGGCAACATCGCCTCTCAGCTCAAGCAGTTCATCGACACGCTGGGTGGCCTCTGGGCCCAGGGCAAGCTCGCCGACAAGGTCTACAGCGGCTTCGCCTCCTCCGCGACCCGCCACGGCGGCCAGGAGTCCACGCTGCTCGCGCTCTACAACTCCTTCCACCACTTCGGCGGCATCGTCGTGGCGCCCGGCTACACCGACCCGGCGAAGTTCGCCGACGGCAACCCGTACGGCACCTCGCACATCGACGCGCAGGGCAACAACCCGGTGAACGACGAGACCCGCGAGGCCGCCCGCGTGCAGGCCGAGCGCGTCGTGCGGATCGCCGCGCGCCTGAAGGCCGGCGCCGCGGCCTGA
- a CDS encoding S1 family peptidase, whose amino-acid sequence MTIKAHTTRGTVSRRARYIALATGVVAVAALAAPSALAQPAPVATPNATAAALAATSSAVGQAAAPGTAWYTDPASGKVVVTVDKTVTSAELAKIKNAVPDTSKLTVKHAAGEFKPLVAAGDAIQNSEFRCSLGFNVRTGSTYYALTAGHCTAEGGTSWTSGSGARVGTTADSQFPGNDYGLIKLASAATANDGRVDLYNGSFQDITTSGNATVGERVTRSGSTSGVHTGTVQALNATVRYAEGTVSGLIQTNVCAEPGDSGGPLFDGSKALGLTSGGSGDCSSGGTTFFQPVTEALNAYGLSVF is encoded by the coding sequence GTGACCATCAAGGCCCACACCACCCGCGGCACCGTCTCCAGACGCGCCCGCTACATAGCCCTCGCCACCGGAGTCGTGGCCGTCGCCGCCCTCGCCGCTCCGTCCGCCCTCGCCCAGCCCGCCCCCGTCGCCACCCCCAACGCGACCGCGGCGGCGCTCGCCGCCACGAGCAGCGCCGTCGGGCAGGCGGCCGCCCCCGGCACCGCCTGGTACACGGACCCGGCGTCCGGCAAGGTCGTCGTCACGGTCGACAAGACAGTGACGTCCGCCGAACTCGCGAAGATCAAGAACGCGGTTCCCGACACGTCGAAGCTCACCGTCAAGCACGCCGCCGGCGAGTTCAAGCCGCTGGTCGCCGCGGGCGACGCCATCCAGAACTCCGAGTTCCGCTGCTCCCTCGGCTTCAACGTCCGCACCGGCAGCACGTACTACGCCCTGACCGCGGGCCACTGCACCGCCGAAGGCGGCACCAGCTGGACGTCCGGCAGCGGCGCGCGCGTCGGCACCACCGCGGACTCCCAGTTCCCCGGCAACGACTACGGCCTGATCAAGCTCGCCAGCGCCGCCACCGCGAACGACGGCCGGGTCGACCTGTACAACGGGTCGTTCCAGGACATCACCACCTCCGGCAACGCCACCGTGGGCGAGCGCGTCACCCGCAGCGGCTCCACGTCCGGTGTCCACACCGGTACGGTCCAGGCCCTCAACGCGACCGTCCGCTACGCGGAGGGCACGGTCTCCGGCCTCATCCAGACCAACGTCTGCGCCGAGCCCGGTGACAGCGGCGGCCCGCTGTTCGACGGCAGCAAGGCCCTCGGCCTGACCTCCGGCGGCAGCGGCGACTGCAGCTCGGGAGGCACCACGTTCTTCCAGCCGGTGACCGAGGCCCTGAACGCCTACGGCCTGAGCGTCTTCTAG
- a CDS encoding sensor histidine kinase, translating to MLVIAAYAFCGAAAAGLLGALALRLLRGRSVAVGLTVVAGVAVTAMLAGTLTVAEAMFLSTHDLSVVTTVVAMAAVVSMATAVLLGRWVVARSRELTLAARSFGEGGSFAAPDGASTAELTALSNELAATSARLALSRERERALESSRRELVAWISHDLRTPLAGLRAMSEALEDGVVQDPERYFRQITAEVDRLNSMVGDLFELSTIHAGTLPLSPTRMSVYDLVGEALAGADPLAREHGVRLVGDRVEPVPVEVDGKEMTRVLANLLVNAIHRTPADGTVAVAAELRDDSVVLSVTDGCGGIPAEDLPRVFDTGWRGTQARTPPAGAGLGLAIVRGIVEAHQGRAAVRNVTGGCRFEVTLPKATAVPTVQATGA from the coding sequence ATGCTCGTCATCGCCGCGTACGCGTTCTGCGGCGCCGCCGCCGCCGGACTGCTCGGGGCGCTCGCGCTGCGCCTGCTGCGCGGGCGCAGCGTCGCCGTGGGGCTGACCGTCGTCGCGGGGGTCGCCGTCACCGCGATGCTCGCGGGCACGCTCACGGTGGCCGAGGCGATGTTCCTGTCCACGCACGACCTGTCCGTCGTCACGACCGTGGTGGCGATGGCCGCCGTCGTCTCGATGGCCACCGCGGTGCTCCTGGGCCGCTGGGTCGTCGCCCGCAGCCGTGAACTCACGCTCGCGGCACGCTCGTTCGGCGAGGGAGGCAGCTTCGCCGCGCCGGACGGCGCGTCCACCGCCGAACTCACCGCGCTCAGCAACGAACTCGCGGCCACCAGCGCACGCCTCGCGCTCTCCCGCGAGCGCGAGCGCGCGCTGGAGAGTTCGCGACGCGAACTGGTCGCCTGGATCTCGCACGACCTGCGCACCCCCCTGGCCGGACTGCGTGCCATGTCGGAGGCGCTGGAGGACGGCGTCGTCCAGGATCCGGAGCGGTACTTCCGGCAGATCACCGCCGAGGTCGACCGGCTGAACTCGATGGTCGGCGACCTGTTCGAACTCTCCACCATCCACGCGGGAACGCTGCCGCTGTCACCGACCCGGATGTCCGTGTACGACCTGGTGGGGGAGGCCCTCGCGGGCGCGGACCCGCTCGCGCGCGAGCACGGGGTGCGGCTGGTGGGCGACCGGGTCGAACCCGTTCCGGTGGAGGTGGACGGCAAGGAGATGACGAGGGTCCTCGCGAACCTCCTCGTCAACGCGATCCACCGGACGCCCGCCGACGGCACGGTGGCGGTGGCGGCGGAGCTGCGCGACGACAGTGTGGTGCTCTCGGTGACGGACGGCTGCGGCGGCATCCCGGCGGAGGACCTGCCGCGCGTCTTCGACACCGGGTGGCGCGGGACCCAGGCGCGGACGCCCCCGGCGGGCGCGGGACTGGGGCTCGCGATCGTGCGCGGGATCGTGGAGGCGCACCAGGGCCGGGCCGCCGTGCGCAACGTGACGGGCGGCTGCCGCTTCGAGGTGACGCTGCCGAAGGCGACGGCGGTGCCGACGGTTCAGGCCACCGGCGCGTAA
- a CDS encoding response regulator transcription factor: MHTILVVDDDPTVAEVVTAYLERAGFLVDRAADGPEALRLAEANEPALVVLDLMLPGMDGLDVCRRLRERGPVPVIMLTARGDEDDRILGLEIGADDYVTKPFSPRELVLRVESVLRRGHAEQTPASEPPLRVGGITLDRSARSATKNGRALSLTLREFELLAHLMRHPGVAIGREQLMHDVWGWEFGDLSTVTVHVRRLRGKIEDDPARPRLIRTVWGVGYRFDVPHEADAYRGAGVPGSRAADSTER, translated from the coding sequence ATGCACACCATCCTCGTCGTGGACGACGACCCGACCGTCGCCGAGGTCGTCACCGCCTATCTCGAACGCGCCGGCTTCCTCGTCGACCGCGCCGCCGACGGCCCCGAGGCCCTGCGTCTCGCCGAGGCGAACGAGCCCGCGCTCGTCGTGCTCGACCTGATGCTCCCCGGCATGGACGGCCTGGACGTCTGCCGCCGCCTGCGGGAGCGGGGGCCGGTCCCCGTGATCATGCTGACCGCGCGGGGGGACGAGGACGACCGCATCCTGGGCCTGGAGATCGGCGCCGACGACTACGTCACCAAGCCGTTCAGCCCGCGCGAGCTCGTCCTGCGCGTCGAGTCCGTGCTGCGCCGGGGGCACGCCGAGCAGACGCCCGCCTCGGAGCCGCCGCTGCGCGTCGGGGGCATCACCCTCGACCGGTCCGCGCGCAGCGCCACCAAGAACGGCCGGGCGCTGTCGCTGACCCTCCGGGAGTTCGAACTGCTCGCCCACCTCATGCGCCACCCGGGCGTCGCCATCGGCCGGGAGCAGCTGATGCACGACGTGTGGGGGTGGGAGTTCGGCGACCTGTCGACCGTCACCGTCCACGTGCGCAGGCTGCGCGGCAAGATAGAGGACGACCCCGCGCGGCCCCGGCTGATCCGGACCGTCTGGGGCGTCGGCTACCGCTTCGACGTGCCGCACGAGGCGGACGCGTACCGCGGCGCCGGCGTCCCCGGCTCCCGCGCCGCCGACTCGACGGAGCGCTGA
- a CDS encoding helix-turn-helix domain-containing protein — protein sequence MYSEHASRFRGAVVWTRGTGPGGPCPVLPDGCMDLLWIDGTLSVAGPDTRAGFAGTDVRDHCAGVRLPPGAAPALLGVPAHELRDQRPALADVWTGRRARPLVRRLRAARDPVAELEAIALDLAAASPLPDPLPAAVARRLAEGHGVAATAEAVGLGARQLHRRSLDAFGYGPKTLARILRLQRALGLVRAGVPFAATAARAGYADQAHLSRDLRALTGLTLTGYAASAGSDTAPRPGPY from the coding sequence ATGTACAGCGAGCACGCCTCGCGATTTCGCGGAGCGGTGGTCTGGACCCGGGGGACGGGGCCCGGCGGTCCCTGCCCCGTGCTGCCTGACGGCTGCATGGACCTGCTCTGGATCGACGGGACCCTGTCCGTCGCCGGCCCCGACACCCGCGCCGGCTTCGCGGGCACCGACGTGCGCGACCACTGTGCCGGCGTACGGCTGCCTCCCGGCGCGGCGCCCGCGCTGCTGGGTGTGCCCGCCCACGAACTGCGCGACCAGCGCCCGGCCCTCGCGGACGTGTGGACCGGCCGCCGGGCCCGCCCGCTCGTGCGGCGACTGCGCGCGGCCCGTGACCCGGTGGCCGAGCTGGAGGCGATCGCGCTGGACCTGGCCGCCGCCTCGCCCCTGCCCGATCCGCTCCCGGCGGCCGTGGCGCGGCGCCTGGCCGAGGGCCACGGCGTCGCCGCCACGGCGGAGGCCGTCGGACTCGGCGCGCGGCAGCTGCACCGCCGCTCACTCGACGCGTTCGGCTACGGCCCCAAGACCCTCGCGAGGATCCTGCGGCTCCAGCGCGCGCTGGGCCTGGTCCGGGCGGGCGTCCCGTTCGCCGCGACGGCGGCCAGGGCCGGTTACGCGGACCAGGCGCACCTCTCCCGTGACCTGCGGGCCCTGACCGGACTGACCCTGACCGGCTACGCGGCGAGTGCCGGGAGCGACACCGCTCCCCGTCCCGGGCCGTACTGA
- a CDS encoding S8 family serine peptidase, giving the protein MRWNRLSAAISMSALLTAGALAPASAAPSPPKSEPAAAKAPAVPKATTATVRLITGDLVTLGAGPDGKQTASVRPGPGRTKVVFQTLEHDGSLTVLPSDAAPLVNTGTLDRELFDVSALVAQGYDQTHSDALPLIVGRPAGLPAASARRAVDSLASWSEPSSPSRELTSINARSLRVADKDLGAFWHDLAPASGAAAVRAAGSTPRIQLDAKVSATLDRSTAQINAPAAWDAGYQGQGVKVAVLDTGVDRSHPDLAGRVVEAKDFSGSGNTDDHFGHGTHVASIAGGSGAASGGSRKGVAYHADLVIGKVLGDDGTGSESQIIEGMQWAVAEGAKVVSMSLGTGAPSDGTDAMSEAVNELTRSSGALFVVAAGNEGESGTSTVSSPGAADEALTVGAVDRDDSLAPFSSRGPRTGDGAVKPDVTAPGVGIVAARAAGTSLGDPVDENYTSLSGTSMATPHVAGAAALLAQEHPGWRAQDIKDALISTAHTVAGQKPTEQGGGRIDLAAATRSAAMATGTVDLGSFSTDAPAGNVRAGTIRYTNTTDQDVSLELTATLATDTGRALPADALALGSGTVRVPARGTATVPLDVDPARAGQGEYYGYVTATSTDGSVVPHTTASLTVHGPLHKLTVKARDLAGEAVPPAPTIWGAHGFVQYPYDGADPLVIEVEEGTYQLSTTSLDTVDDGFEMRAVVLPEVRVTKDTTVTMDARRTTQVKIRTPKPAEQHGVVSYQIYRSIDGNGLIQGVMFFDNAKRLYVSPTARVTDGAFEYASRWQLQAPLIETSVRGTGISLDPYYTAQSPLFADRGARLTAVDAGSADDPDLRPARVRGKLAVIRDPDASGEALAAQAAGAGAAGLLLVSAPGYNWTVWNPVSAVHDALPVVRVGATGGASLLALLKKHAASVGITGTARSPYLYDVMQVSSGQVPKDVVYTVSDRDSARLTTTYAENGGSPWSSEQRFGWRPYQDAAWNQYTRDVPTGFTRTEYVSSGDTLWQHFVNHKSVGTVDGFMTSGMRDAPRTYRGGEHTEESWFASVVRPSIPRGAGLASTRTNDTLHLLVPEYTDAAEGHWSPKLLPELGSGTGGFRTADAEPDPGDTVSATLYRDGTQAGAADSSFADFQVAPGAADYRLDVSTQRASDEWTMGVRTDTSWSFRSDTTATDQPLPLLQVDYDVPVDASNAVHAGRSHDVALSVRHQDGLAAPKGVTLKVETSFDDGRTFGAARVEDRGAGRFTATVARPSGKGRDAYVTLRVTARDKAGDSVRQTVERAYLLRGR; this is encoded by the coding sequence ATGAGATGGAACCGCCTGTCGGCGGCGATATCGATGAGCGCGCTCCTGACGGCGGGGGCGCTCGCACCGGCCTCCGCGGCGCCGTCGCCCCCGAAGTCCGAGCCCGCGGCGGCGAAGGCACCCGCCGTACCGAAGGCCACCACCGCGACCGTCCGGCTGATCACCGGTGACCTGGTCACCCTCGGCGCTGGTCCCGACGGGAAGCAGACGGCCTCGGTGCGGCCCGGCCCCGGCCGCACGAAGGTGGTGTTCCAGACCCTGGAGCACGACGGCTCCCTGACGGTGCTGCCGTCGGACGCCGCCCCGCTCGTGAACACCGGAACCCTGGACCGCGAGTTGTTCGACGTGAGCGCGCTCGTCGCGCAGGGCTACGACCAGACGCACAGCGACGCGCTGCCACTCATCGTGGGCCGCCCGGCCGGCCTCCCGGCCGCCTCGGCCCGACGCGCGGTCGACTCCCTGGCGTCGTGGAGCGAACCCTCCTCCCCCTCACGCGAGTTGACGAGCATCAACGCCAGGTCCCTGCGGGTCGCGGACAAGGACCTCGGCGCCTTCTGGCACGACCTCGCCCCCGCCTCCGGCGCGGCCGCCGTACGCGCCGCCGGGTCCACACCGCGCATCCAGCTGGACGCCAAGGTCTCGGCGACGCTGGACCGCAGCACCGCGCAGATCAACGCGCCCGCCGCGTGGGACGCGGGCTACCAGGGCCAGGGCGTCAAGGTCGCCGTCCTGGACACCGGCGTCGACCGGAGCCACCCGGACCTCGCGGGCCGAGTCGTCGAGGCGAAGGACTTCTCGGGCAGCGGCAACACGGACGACCACTTCGGGCACGGCACCCATGTCGCGTCCATCGCGGGCGGCAGCGGCGCGGCCTCCGGCGGCAGCCGCAAGGGCGTGGCGTACCACGCGGACCTGGTGATCGGGAAGGTCCTCGGGGACGACGGCACCGGGTCCGAGTCCCAGATCATCGAGGGCATGCAGTGGGCCGTGGCCGAGGGCGCCAAGGTCGTCAGCATGAGCCTCGGCACGGGAGCGCCGAGCGACGGCACCGACGCGATGAGCGAGGCCGTGAACGAACTCACGCGCAGCAGCGGCGCGTTGTTCGTCGTGGCCGCGGGCAACGAGGGCGAGAGCGGGACGTCCACCGTGAGTTCGCCGGGCGCGGCCGACGAGGCGCTGACGGTCGGCGCGGTGGACCGGGACGACTCCCTCGCCCCGTTCTCCAGCCGTGGCCCGCGCACCGGCGACGGCGCCGTCAAGCCCGACGTCACGGCCCCCGGCGTCGGCATCGTGGCCGCCCGCGCGGCGGGCACGAGCCTGGGCGACCCGGTCGACGAGAACTACACGTCCCTGTCCGGCACCTCCATGGCCACCCCGCACGTCGCCGGCGCGGCGGCGCTGCTCGCCCAGGAGCACCCCGGCTGGCGCGCGCAGGACATCAAGGACGCCCTCATCAGCACCGCCCACACCGTGGCGGGACAGAAGCCGACGGAACAGGGCGGCGGCCGCATCGACCTGGCGGCGGCGACCCGGAGCGCGGCGATGGCGACCGGCACGGTCGACCTCGGCAGCTTCTCGACGGACGCGCCGGCCGGGAACGTGCGCGCGGGCACGATCCGCTACACCAACACCACGGACCAGGACGTCTCGCTGGAGCTCACCGCCACGCTCGCCACCGACACGGGCCGGGCCCTGCCTGCCGACGCGCTCGCCCTCGGCTCCGGCACCGTGCGGGTGCCGGCCCGAGGCACCGCGACCGTTCCCCTCGACGTGGACCCGGCCCGCGCCGGCCAGGGCGAGTACTACGGCTACGTCACGGCCACCTCGACCGACGGGTCGGTGGTCCCGCACACCACGGCGAGCCTCACGGTGCACGGCCCGCTGCACAAGCTGACCGTCAAGGCCCGGGACCTCGCGGGCGAAGCGGTGCCCCCGGCCCCCACCATCTGGGGCGCGCACGGCTTCGTGCAGTACCCGTACGACGGGGCGGACCCGCTCGTCATCGAGGTCGAGGAGGGCACGTACCAGCTGAGCACCACCAGCCTGGACACCGTCGACGACGGCTTCGAGATGCGCGCGGTGGTGCTGCCCGAAGTGCGGGTCACCAAGGACACGACCGTCACGATGGACGCGCGCAGGACCACGCAGGTGAAGATCCGCACGCCGAAACCCGCGGAACAGCACGGCGTGGTGAGCTACCAGATCTACCGCTCGATCGACGGCAACGGCCTCATCCAGGGCGTGATGTTCTTCGACAACGCCAAGCGCCTGTACGTGAGCCCCACCGCCCGCGTCACGGACGGAGCCTTCGAGTACGCGTCCCGCTGGCAGCTCCAGGCCCCGCTCATCGAGACCTCCGTGCGCGGCACGGGGATCAGCCTCGATCCCTACTACACCGCGCAGTCACCGCTGTTCGCGGACAGGGGCGCGCGGCTCACCGCCGTCGACGCCGGCTCGGCCGACGACCCCGACCTGCGGCCGGCCCGGGTGCGCGGCAAGCTCGCCGTGATCAGGGACCCCGACGCGAGCGGGGAGGCCCTCGCCGCCCAGGCGGCCGGCGCGGGCGCCGCGGGCCTCCTGCTCGTCTCCGCACCGGGCTACAACTGGACGGTCTGGAACCCGGTGAGCGCAGTCCACGACGCCCTGCCCGTCGTCCGGGTGGGGGCCACCGGAGGCGCATCGCTCCTCGCCCTGCTGAAGAAGCACGCCGCGAGCGTCGGCATCACGGGGACGGCGCGGAGCCCGTACCTCTACGACGTCATGCAGGTCTCCTCCGGGCAGGTCCCGAAGGACGTGGTGTACACGGTCTCCGACCGCGACAGCGCGCGTCTCACCACCACGTACGCCGAGAACGGCGGCTCGCCCTGGTCCAGTGAGCAGCGGTTCGGCTGGCGGCCGTACCAGGACGCGGCGTGGAACCAGTACACCCGTGACGTGCCGACCGGCTTCACCCGTACCGAGTACGTGAGTTCGGGCGACACCCTGTGGCAGCACTTCGTCAACCACAAGTCGGTGGGCACGGTCGACGGGTTCATGACGTCGGGCATGCGCGACGCGCCGCGCACCTACCGCGGCGGGGAGCACACCGAGGAGTCGTGGTTCGCGTCCGTCGTCAGGCCTTCGATCCCGCGCGGCGCCGGGCTCGCCTCCACCCGGACGAACGACACGCTGCACCTGCTCGTGCCCGAGTACACGGACGCGGCGGAGGGCCACTGGTCCCCGAAGCTGCTCCCCGAACTCGGCAGCGGCACGGGCGGCTTCCGCACCGCCGACGCGGAGCCGGACCCGGGTGACACGGTGTCGGCCACGCTGTACCGCGACGGTACGCAGGCCGGTGCGGCCGACAGTTCGTTCGCGGACTTCCAGGTCGCCCCGGGCGCGGCCGACTACCGGCTGGACGTGTCGACCCAGCGCGCGTCCGACGAGTGGACGATGGGTGTCCGTACCGATACCTCCTGGTCCTTCCGTTCGGACACCACGGCCACGGACCAGCCGCTCCCGCTGCTCCAGGTCGACTACGACGTACCGGTCGACGCGTCCAACGCCGTGCACGCGGGACGCTCCCACGACGTGGCGCTGAGCGTGCGCCACCAGGACGGGCTCGCCGCGCCGAAGGGCGTGACGCTGAAGGTCGAGACGTCCTTCGACGACGGCAGGACCTTCGGCGCGGCACGCGTCGAGGACCGCGGCGCGGGACGGTTCACCGCCACCGTCGCGCGCCCCTCGGGCAAGGGCCGCGACGCGTACGTCACCCTCCGCGTCACGGCGAGGGACAAGGCCGGGGACAGCGTCAGGCAGACCGTGGAGCGTGCGTACCTGCTCCGCGGCCGGTAG
- a CDS encoding helix-turn-helix domain-containing protein — protein MLEAAGLTDADEAVYRLLVTLPAASASEVAERCGLAPGAAGLALDALIAKGLASRTDSAPYAFAATPPDVALLPHLQRRAEALDQARTAVNDLLETYRHTRRRRDAGQLIEVITGADALRQHLRRIQDAAREEMLWFCKAQYVAMPSGSNRAEYDALARGVRYRVLYERAFFDDEGAVENVAEGARAGEVARSVPHLPLRLAVADRSIAICPLVPGGPSGSSEEPTTALVRDSSLLEALVALFERYWEDGVPLLFDTAREPLGDALGEGAGGALPSATDKRLLSLLVAGVTDKAVASQLALSRRTVQRRVQAMMELAGAATRMQLAWQAARRGWLD, from the coding sequence GTGTTGGAAGCGGCGGGTCTGACGGATGCCGACGAAGCGGTCTACCGGCTGCTGGTGACCCTGCCCGCCGCCTCGGCGAGCGAGGTCGCCGAGCGCTGCGGGCTGGCCCCCGGCGCGGCCGGGCTCGCCCTGGACGCGCTCATCGCGAAGGGCCTCGCGAGCCGCACGGACAGCGCCCCGTACGCCTTCGCGGCGACCCCGCCCGATGTCGCGCTCCTGCCGCACCTGCAACGGCGTGCCGAGGCCCTCGACCAGGCCAGGACCGCGGTCAACGACCTGCTGGAGACCTACCGGCACACGCGGCGCCGCAGGGACGCCGGCCAGCTGATCGAGGTGATCACCGGAGCGGACGCACTGCGCCAGCACCTGCGCAGGATCCAGGATGCGGCGCGCGAGGAGATGCTCTGGTTCTGCAAGGCCCAGTACGTGGCGATGCCGTCGGGCAGCAACCGGGCCGAGTACGACGCGCTCGCCCGGGGCGTGCGCTACCGGGTCCTCTACGAGCGGGCCTTCTTCGACGACGAGGGCGCGGTCGAGAACGTGGCCGAGGGCGCGCGGGCGGGCGAGGTCGCCCGGTCGGTGCCGCACCTCCCGCTGCGGCTCGCGGTCGCCGACCGGTCGATAGCGATCTGTCCGCTGGTGCCCGGCGGACCCTCGGGCAGCTCCGAGGAGCCCACCACGGCCCTCGTCCGCGACAGCAGCCTCCTGGAGGCCCTGGTGGCACTGTTCGAGCGGTACTGGGAGGACGGGGTGCCGCTGCTGTTCGACACGGCGAGGGAACCGCTCGGGGACGCACTCGGGGAAGGGGCGGGCGGCGCGCTGCCGTCGGCGACCGACAAGCGGCTGCTGTCCCTGCTGGTGGCGGGGGTGACCGACAAGGCCGTCGCGAGCCAGCTGGCGCTGAGCCGGCGCACGGTGCAGCGGCGCGTCCAGGCGATGATGGAACTCGCGGGCGCGGCCACCCGGATGCAGCTGGCGTGGCAGGCGGCCCGGCGCGGCTGGCTGGATTAG
- a CDS encoding YihY/virulence factor BrkB family protein yields MQAAKETPERPSGRLRRARVLYRNVSKRKMAWHLLKDTVNSCMEYRILGLAAEAAFWTLLSLPPLLLALIGLLGYVDAWTDTHTVASIDKNILTAVGTVLSDRGVNQIAKPLLKDVTEGGRPDIVSIGFAISLWSGSRAVNVFVDTITVMYGLDGRRGIVATRLLSFLLYLAGLVIGAIVLPLAVVGPDRLVSLLPWGTEVVSVLYWPVVIVLSIAFLTTLYHVSVPVRAPWIEDMPGALIALAMWILGSFLLRIYVTSQIEGPTIYGSLAAPIAVLLWIGVSAFAVLVGAAVNAAVDRVWPSLATAAARASNERLRSAQSAELISRAAAASAQAQDASDPDMPSEFPERWSRFLPPDDLKSRLRAQDKDKEKDRDRDRGDRGDFNG; encoded by the coding sequence GTGCAGGCAGCAAAAGAAACACCCGAGCGGCCATCCGGGCGGCTGCGCCGGGCCCGAGTGCTCTACCGCAACGTCTCGAAGCGGAAGATGGCCTGGCATCTCCTCAAGGACACCGTCAACTCCTGCATGGAGTACCGGATCCTGGGGCTCGCGGCGGAGGCGGCGTTCTGGACGCTGCTGTCGCTGCCGCCACTGTTGCTGGCGTTGATCGGTCTGCTCGGCTACGTCGACGCCTGGACCGACACCCACACCGTGGCGTCGATCGACAAGAACATCCTGACGGCGGTCGGGACCGTGCTGTCGGACCGGGGCGTCAACCAGATCGCCAAACCGCTGCTGAAGGACGTCACCGAGGGCGGCAGGCCCGACATCGTCTCGATCGGTTTCGCGATCTCGCTGTGGTCCGGTTCCCGCGCGGTGAACGTCTTCGTCGACACCATCACCGTCATGTACGGGCTCGACGGCAGGCGCGGCATCGTGGCGACCCGCCTGCTGTCGTTCTTGCTGTACCTGGCGGGGCTCGTGATCGGCGCGATCGTGCTGCCGCTCGCGGTGGTCGGCCCTGACCGGCTGGTGTCGCTGCTGCCGTGGGGGACCGAGGTCGTCAGCGTCCTGTACTGGCCGGTGGTGATCGTCCTGTCGATCGCGTTCCTCACCACGCTCTACCACGTGTCCGTGCCGGTCAGGGCGCCGTGGATCGAGGACATGCCCGGTGCGCTGATCGCGCTGGCCATGTGGATCCTCGGCAGCTTCCTGCTGCGGATCTACGTGACGAGCCAGATCGAGGGCCCCACCATCTACGGCTCGCTCGCGGCACCCATCGCGGTGCTGCTGTGGATCGGTGTGTCCGCGTTCGCGGTCCTCGTGGGGGCGGCGGTGAACGCGGCGGTCGACCGTGTCTGGCCGTCCCTGGCGACGGCGGCGGCCCGCGCGTCGAACGAGCGGCTGCGCTCGGCCCAGTCGGCGGAGCTGATCTCGCGGGCGGCGGCGGCCTCGGCCCAGGCGCAGGACGCGAGCGATCCCGACATGCCCTCGGAGTTCCCGGAGCGCTGGTCGCGCTTCCTGCCGCCGGACGACCTCAAGAGCCGTCTGCGCGCCCAGGACAAGGACAAGGAGAAGGACCGCGACCGGGACCGCGGGGACCGCGGCGACTTCAACGGCTGA